A single region of the Chloroflexi bacterium ADurb.Bin180 genome encodes:
- the xynA_1 gene encoding Endo-1,4-beta-xylanase A precursor gives MRRALLTLFVLVCLVVIGVWLARSGRLAELVKSSRQTGASSSGEPGGPVAGAVEPLSVQQRSDLAVSAADVGASAVSIRLLSKPMIDGLTGDWPPGNEIELNRATAYSYSGKIDSPADLSAVIRSGWDEQWLYFMIEVKDDVIVTDSADVWRDDGIEIGLDGLHDQVAWGWDDHQYTIVADGRKTDRGAPTIQLNAAVLQVQGGYNIEVAIPIAQLIPGTPVSGTVVGLNLGLHDDDDGGNWDGYLIWQGTNTSSAPEEFGNLLFIERDQDRLLALESRIAKLEGEIDRLLIALADFAPLARATVSAPPASPTLTPAGATRTPTAVIPTTTPGASATSGPTPTRTRTPTLTTSPTLAPTATATRAGETTLSLQHGVGGYAGCDDTYIYQYVPNSNYCADGQIKVGGKQSLAGIVKFGLSMIPDNAIVTSAVLQLFLEGWGGTDSTLGVSIIVRSTTPCEATWNNAQANNPWALPGCNNTSTDRLAVIESTVATNGARRWYEFALTNAVQKWINGSISNNGVLLFATAVDYDGSLLFSAAQAEDANLRPRLVINYHLPVSGQVSTPSPDTVSGGSPQ, from the coding sequence ATGAGAAGAGCGCTTCTGACCCTGTTTGTCTTGGTGTGCCTCGTCGTGATCGGGGTGTGGCTGGCCCGGTCCGGGCGGCTGGCCGAACTGGTGAAATCCTCCCGGCAGACAGGAGCCAGTTCGTCTGGGGAGCCTGGTGGACCCGTGGCAGGAGCCGTTGAGCCACTCTCGGTGCAGCAACGGAGCGACCTGGCCGTCTCTGCCGCCGATGTTGGCGCCAGCGCTGTCAGCATTCGCCTGTTGAGCAAGCCGATGATCGACGGCCTCACCGGCGACTGGCCTCCGGGCAATGAAATCGAACTCAACAGGGCGACGGCCTACTCCTACTCGGGCAAGATCGACAGCCCGGCCGACCTCAGCGCCGTTATCCGCAGCGGTTGGGACGAGCAGTGGCTCTACTTCATGATCGAGGTGAAGGACGACGTCATCGTGACCGACAGCGCCGATGTCTGGCGCGACGACGGTATTGAGATCGGCCTCGACGGGCTGCACGACCAGGTTGCCTGGGGCTGGGATGACCACCAGTACACGATTGTGGCCGATGGCCGCAAGACAGACCGGGGCGCGCCGACGATCCAGCTCAACGCTGCCGTCTTGCAGGTTCAGGGCGGATACAACATCGAGGTAGCCATTCCCATTGCTCAACTGATCCCCGGCACCCCGGTCTCGGGTACGGTAGTCGGCCTGAACTTGGGTCTGCACGACGATGACGACGGCGGAAACTGGGATGGCTACTTGATCTGGCAGGGAACGAATACCAGCAGCGCTCCCGAGGAGTTTGGCAATCTGCTGTTCATCGAGCGCGATCAGGACCGGCTCTTGGCACTCGAGTCGCGGATTGCCAAGCTGGAAGGCGAGATTGACCGGCTGCTCATTGCGCTGGCGGATTTCGCTCCCCTGGCGCGGGCTACTGTAAGCGCACCACCGGCGAGTCCGACTCTGACCCCGGCCGGAGCAACGCGCACACCGACTGCGGTCATCCCCACCACCACTCCGGGTGCGAGCGCTACGAGCGGCCCTACGCCGACCAGGACACGGACCCCGACTCTAACCACCAGCCCGACGCTCGCTCCAACGGCCACAGCCACTCGGGCTGGCGAGACGACCCTGAGCTTGCAGCATGGTGTGGGCGGATATGCCGGCTGCGACGACACGTACATCTACCAGTATGTGCCCAACAGCAACTACTGCGCCGACGGGCAGATCAAGGTGGGCGGCAAACAGTCGCTCGCAGGCATAGTCAAATTCGGTCTGAGCATGATTCCGGATAACGCCATAGTGACCAGCGCGGTGTTGCAGCTTTTCCTCGAGGGATGGGGTGGCACGGATTCGACGCTTGGTGTTAGCATTATCGTGCGCTCTACCACTCCCTGCGAGGCCACCTGGAACAATGCGCAGGCGAACAATCCCTGGGCGCTCCCCGGGTGCAACAACACCTCAACGGACCGCCTGGCGGTCATAGAGAGCACCGTTGCTACGAATGGTGCGAGGCGCTGGTACGAATTCGCCCTGACCAACGCTGTTCAAAAGTGGATCAACGGAAGTATCTCCAACAATGGCGTTCTTCTGTTTGCCACGGCTGTTGACTATGACGGCAGTCTGCTCTTCTCGGCCGCTCAGGCCGAAGACGCCAACCTTCGGCCTCGTCTGGTGATCAACTATCACCTTCCGGTATCAGGGCAGGTGTCGACACCCTCCCCTGACACGGTCAGCGGCGGCTCGCCCCAATGA
- a CDS encoding Disaggregatase related repeat protein has product MRRIASLAFVALVFALAIVRAQASPAPGTLPQGLGGNTINQGQLTSVLAELARLHSAGKEKEAAALADARGAHLVGQSVQVVVEGRADRVGQALARLGDQSFELQTSHDNRLQVMVPLAHLAELAALPGVTLVRLPYRPMPLSTGQGVTVTQANNWQAAGFVGAGIKVAVFDLGFSGYSGLIASGELPPGTTVRSFRSDGDIAAGEVHGSACAEIIYDMAPGAQLYLLNFETDVEFANAVDWAAAQGVRVASCSLAWLGAGTMKGDGPICDTVNSARNKGIFWAQSAGNAANKHWEGDWYDPDSNGWLNFSGSDELLSFAASSGTTIYANLIWDEPWGAAANDYDFYLYKDGVAKPVASSTDTQNGNDYPSEFIGYQVPSGAGGTYHLAVRNVSAPTTPRLDIYSFRQSFEYTVAESSLMTPADAHGAVAAGATYWPTDGVESFSSRGPTNDGRLKPEFAAPDGVTSVAYGGSFFGTSAAAPHLAGAAALVRSVYPAFSVTDTVAYLAGRAVDLQTPGPDYLTGYGRVSMGSVPPQPTVTPTPSPTAGTGLQMVTLGGAEDTYIYQYEPALNCCGQTLVKVGEKQRYNGLVRFDVGIIPADAQVVSATLQLWAKGWGGVDITIEAFYITRTVQACQATWVSASTGNAWGAAGGNSTTTDRRATAESAVTTQGISRWYLWPLTQVVQGWVDGSLANNGVLLRGASNLQIDILQFASVQEADSSIRPRLVVYFTYGDGAPTATATGTATPTSAPAATPTATASATRTTTPTATSTVTPTGTRTATPAATTSATCTPTPTPTSAVTPTWTQTATVTALPTETATATPTGIVPTPTVGPTVVTLSGAEDTYVYLYAPTSNYCGADQLRVGYKQQYAGLIRFDVSSIPADAVVTGASLQLYAAAWGGANLEIGAYYISRTLSYCQATWNVASTGNLWGSAGCNNTITDRRAVPESQLTTSGPFVWYSWPVTQVVQGWVSGSLANSGLLLRGMSITNAASFYLASAEYGSVGLRPRLVVYYTGGDGAPTATPTSTPTTVPSRTPTATSVVSLTLTPTASTTPTMTPTLTPGPTRTATGTATPTGTTAATSTPTATVTPTGTVSSPTAVPTMVTLTDAEDTRLYIYGETNNYCSEDLITVGFKQWHSGLVRFDLSAIPADVTVISATMQLWGLGWNAKDLTIGAHYITRTVSVCQATWKEASSGNRWGTAGCNNEATDRRGPPESVVTTEGLRRWYVWALTDVVQGWVSGSLANNGVLLRDVSPVLTGTMSFASANHLNLGWRPRLVVYYSGGEGGPTASPTSTAIPIHTVTPVQSQTPSATATPTRTATPTLTPTVSPTITLTAVPTSTPTRTATPLATPTATATPTVAAGVELTLTLQQGLDGYSGASDSYIYQYLPAQNYSTDATLMVGYNQQYGSLLRFDLSSLPPDAEITSAFLDIYAAGWDKPYTSLTLGAFAITRTIAMSEATWNLARTGVSWALPGCNDALTDRRALPESTVLTTGVNRWYTLNLTQLVQAWSNGSVANNGLLLRGAADPEKKQLYYFGSAEYGDRNLRPRLRVSYHIGTLQPTPTLVATALPTATPTSTLVPGVEYTVTIQQGMNQSCDDTYLFKYAPSTSYCLSDALIAGVKQQYVSLVRFDLSAVPAGVSVTRARLQLYANGWAGQDTTLGTYVISRTVSMCEATWNSSQAGQAWGAPGVADTLSDRPGLLAGAVRTSGVSRWYELDVTRAARDWVQGRVPNNGLLLVTSYTSFTGTFRFASSEHSDVGLRPKLVISYVLYDPTPTPWPQPHLVIGHITDDHVGRNDACAIQLQTIAGLINQQADVLVDTGDCTENGSDQETLDYREHMRGSMTIPWQAVPGNHDTPDVFQRHIGALNWWWDVGGYRLIGIDSEAINLYPVWPEAMLALDAALTTEKPCIVFGHFPLDSDGYSSETSQQLRARFAAHNVLLYVAGHWHAYSFTTDPATGTKLLVGHWACGGHYRIIRLDGTSVQVEQYQVEGVGQANCDASTVAAPGRALAQGEITPVTPFLMTSVIPGQSGPLMSHAAPGTRLWEVRPALVELVTGSGYADRSQLRQSGGTVR; this is encoded by the coding sequence TTGAGGCGAATCGCGTCTTTGGCGTTCGTTGCGCTTGTCTTTGCCCTGGCAATCGTGCGGGCTCAGGCCTCGCCTGCGCCAGGCACTTTGCCTCAGGGCTTGGGCGGCAATACCATAAACCAGGGCCAGCTCACCTCTGTTCTGGCGGAGCTGGCGAGACTCCATTCGGCAGGCAAGGAGAAGGAAGCCGCCGCGCTGGCCGACGCCCGCGGGGCTCACCTGGTTGGCCAATCTGTCCAGGTGGTCGTGGAGGGGAGGGCCGACCGAGTTGGTCAGGCGCTGGCCCGCCTCGGTGACCAATCCTTCGAGCTGCAGACCTCACACGACAACCGGCTGCAGGTTATGGTGCCTCTGGCCCATCTGGCCGAACTGGCGGCACTGCCGGGGGTCACCCTGGTCCGCCTGCCTTACCGACCAATGCCCCTGTCGACCGGACAGGGAGTCACCGTTACGCAGGCCAACAACTGGCAGGCGGCTGGCTTTGTCGGGGCGGGGATCAAGGTGGCTGTCTTTGACCTGGGGTTCTCGGGCTATTCGGGTCTGATCGCCAGCGGCGAGCTGCCGCCGGGCACTACGGTGCGCAGTTTCCGCTCTGACGGCGATATTGCTGCCGGGGAGGTGCACGGCTCGGCCTGCGCAGAGATCATCTACGATATGGCCCCTGGCGCCCAGCTTTACCTGCTCAACTTTGAGACTGACGTCGAGTTCGCGAATGCAGTGGACTGGGCTGCTGCACAGGGTGTGCGGGTGGCTTCGTGCTCGCTGGCCTGGCTTGGCGCTGGCACGATGAAGGGTGATGGCCCCATTTGCGACACTGTGAACAGCGCCCGCAACAAGGGCATCTTCTGGGCGCAGTCAGCGGGCAATGCAGCGAACAAGCACTGGGAAGGCGACTGGTACGACCCCGACAGCAATGGCTGGCTCAACTTTAGCGGCAGCGACGAGCTGCTCAGCTTTGCCGCCTCGAGTGGCACAACCATCTACGCTAACCTGATCTGGGACGAACCGTGGGGTGCCGCCGCCAACGACTATGACTTTTACCTGTACAAAGATGGTGTCGCCAAGCCGGTAGCCAGTTCCACCGACACCCAGAATGGGAATGACTATCCCAGCGAGTTCATTGGCTATCAGGTGCCCTCCGGAGCAGGAGGAACCTATCATCTGGCTGTGCGCAATGTCTCGGCCCCTACCACTCCGCGGCTGGACATCTACTCGTTTCGGCAGAGCTTTGAGTACACGGTGGCCGAAAGCAGCCTTATGACGCCGGCCGACGCGCACGGCGCGGTGGCCGCGGGAGCGACCTACTGGCCGACCGATGGCGTCGAGTCCTTCAGTTCGCGGGGGCCGACCAACGATGGCCGGCTCAAACCCGAGTTCGCTGCGCCGGATGGCGTGACCTCAGTGGCCTACGGTGGCTCCTTCTTCGGTACCTCGGCTGCTGCACCTCATCTGGCGGGGGCCGCGGCACTGGTACGGAGTGTCTATCCTGCTTTCAGTGTCACGGACACCGTGGCGTATCTGGCGGGGCGGGCTGTGGACCTGCAAACGCCTGGCCCGGATTACCTGACCGGCTACGGGCGCGTATCGATGGGGAGCGTGCCGCCTCAGCCCACGGTAACGCCGACCCCTTCACCCACAGCGGGCACAGGGCTGCAGATGGTAACGCTGGGCGGGGCAGAGGACACGTACATCTACCAGTATGAGCCTGCGCTCAACTGCTGCGGCCAGACGCTGGTCAAAGTTGGGGAGAAGCAACGGTACAACGGCTTGGTGCGATTTGACGTAGGCATCATCCCGGCCGACGCCCAGGTGGTCAGCGCGACGCTGCAGTTGTGGGCCAAAGGATGGGGCGGGGTTGATATTACCATTGAAGCGTTCTACATTACGCGGACGGTGCAGGCCTGCCAGGCGACGTGGGTGTCTGCGAGCACCGGGAATGCCTGGGGCGCCGCCGGAGGCAACAGCACAACAACAGACCGGCGGGCTACAGCGGAGAGCGCTGTAACCACGCAGGGCATTTCCCGGTGGTACCTGTGGCCTCTGACGCAGGTGGTTCAGGGTTGGGTGGACGGGTCGCTGGCGAACAACGGAGTATTGCTGCGGGGCGCTTCGAACCTGCAAATCGACATTCTACAATTCGCCAGTGTGCAGGAGGCGGACAGCAGCATTCGACCCAGGCTGGTGGTGTACTTCACGTATGGCGACGGGGCACCGACAGCAACGGCGACCGGGACGGCGACACCGACCAGTGCGCCTGCGGCCACTCCTACGGCGACGGCCAGTGCAACCCGGACCACAACGCCCACAGCAACCTCCACGGTAACGCCTACGGGGACAAGAACAGCGACACCGGCAGCGACGACGAGTGCGACGTGCACGCCGACACCGACGCCAACGTCCGCCGTGACCCCTACCTGGACCCAGACAGCGACAGTGACCGCGCTGCCGACCGAGACGGCTACTGCTACACCGACAGGAATAGTGCCAACGCCGACAGTGGGGCCGACGGTGGTGACGCTGAGCGGTGCCGAAGACACCTACGTGTATCTGTACGCGCCAACGTCGAACTACTGTGGTGCAGACCAGTTGAGAGTGGGCTACAAACAGCAGTATGCCGGGCTGATACGGTTTGACGTGAGCAGCATACCGGCGGATGCGGTGGTGACGGGCGCATCGCTACAGCTCTACGCGGCGGCCTGGGGTGGCGCCAATCTCGAGATTGGAGCGTACTACATCAGCCGAACACTGTCATATTGCCAGGCTACCTGGAATGTGGCAAGCACCGGCAACCTGTGGGGCTCGGCTGGCTGCAACAACACGATCACCGACCGCCGTGCTGTGCCAGAGAGTCAACTAACGACAAGCGGGCCTTTTGTGTGGTACTCGTGGCCGGTGACGCAGGTAGTTCAGGGCTGGGTGAGCGGATCGCTGGCGAACAGCGGCCTGCTGCTGCGTGGAATGTCCATCACAAATGCGGCTTCGTTCTATCTGGCGAGCGCCGAGTACGGGAGTGTAGGCTTACGGCCAAGGCTAGTCGTGTACTATACCGGAGGCGATGGCGCACCAACCGCCACGCCTACCAGCACGCCTACCACTGTGCCAAGCCGAACGCCTACGGCGACGTCCGTGGTGAGCCTCACACTGACTCCGACGGCGAGCACGACACCAACGATGACACCCACCCTGACGCCGGGACCGACACGGACAGCAACAGGTACCGCGACACCGACCGGGACGACCGCAGCGACGAGCACACCGACAGCCACTGTAACGCCAACGGGCACAGTATCGAGTCCGACGGCAGTGCCAACAATGGTGACGCTCACGGACGCTGAGGACACCCGTCTCTACATCTATGGCGAGACCAACAACTATTGCTCTGAAGACCTCATCACCGTCGGCTTCAAGCAGTGGCACAGCGGCCTAGTGCGCTTTGATCTGAGTGCCATACCGGCGGATGTCACAGTGATCAGCGCTACGATGCAGTTGTGGGGGCTGGGCTGGAATGCCAAGGACCTGACGATTGGCGCTCATTACATCACACGCACCGTATCTGTGTGTCAGGCGACCTGGAAGGAGGCCAGCAGCGGCAACCGGTGGGGCACCGCTGGGTGCAACAATGAAGCGACGGACCGGCGGGGACCGCCGGAAAGTGTTGTGACCACGGAGGGGCTCCGCCGGTGGTATGTTTGGGCCCTCACTGATGTGGTGCAGGGCTGGGTGAGTGGGTCGCTGGCGAACAATGGAGTGCTGCTGCGGGATGTTTCGCCTGTGCTGACCGGAACGATGAGTTTTGCCAGTGCCAACCATCTCAACCTAGGCTGGCGTCCAAGGCTGGTGGTCTACTACAGCGGCGGCGAAGGCGGGCCAACTGCTTCCCCAACCTCGACAGCCATACCAATACATACTGTGACCCCTGTCCAGTCGCAGACGCCGTCGGCCACGGCGACTCCTACCCGTACGGCGACGCCCACGCTGACGCCTACGGTGAGCCCCACGATTACTCTGACTGCTGTGCCGACCAGTACTCCGACGAGGACTGCGACTCCGCTGGCTACACCCACCGCGACGGCCACCCCAACCGTGGCTGCTGGCGTTGAACTGACTCTGACCCTGCAACAGGGGCTGGATGGCTATTCCGGCGCCTCTGATAGCTACATCTATCAGTACCTGCCTGCGCAGAACTATTCGACCGACGCCACGCTTATGGTGGGCTATAACCAGCAGTACGGGTCTCTGTTGCGCTTTGACCTGTCCTCTCTTCCACCCGATGCCGAGATCACGTCCGCCTTCCTGGATATCTACGCCGCAGGCTGGGACAAGCCTTACACCAGCCTGACTTTGGGAGCCTTCGCGATCACCCGCACCATAGCTATGAGTGAGGCCACGTGGAATCTGGCCAGGACGGGCGTATCATGGGCCCTTCCTGGGTGCAACGATGCGCTCACGGACCGGCGGGCGTTGCCAGAGAGCACGGTGTTGACAACGGGGGTCAACCGGTGGTACACACTGAACCTGACGCAGCTCGTCCAGGCCTGGAGCAATGGCTCCGTGGCCAACAATGGTCTGCTTCTACGGGGGGCTGCTGATCCGGAGAAGAAGCAGCTCTATTACTTTGGCAGTGCAGAATACGGCGACAGGAACCTGCGGCCCCGCCTGCGCGTGAGCTATCACATCGGGACATTGCAGCCAACTCCGACCCTGGTGGCGACTGCCCTGCCAACAGCCACACCCACGTCCACTCTGGTGCCCGGGGTCGAATACACCGTCACCATCCAGCAGGGCATGAACCAGAGCTGCGACGATACTTATCTCTTCAAGTACGCGCCTTCTACCAGCTACTGCCTGAGCGATGCGCTGATTGCCGGTGTGAAGCAACAGTACGTTTCATTGGTGCGTTTCGACCTTTCTGCTGTCCCTGCCGGCGTCTCGGTCACCCGCGCTCGACTTCAACTCTATGCCAATGGCTGGGCTGGCCAGGACACTACCCTGGGCACTTACGTCATCTCTCGCACGGTCAGCATGTGCGAAGCCACGTGGAACAGCTCGCAGGCAGGGCAGGCATGGGGTGCTCCCGGCGTGGCTGATACGCTGTCCGACAGGCCAGGTCTGCTGGCGGGCGCTGTCAGGACGAGCGGAGTTTCGCGCTGGTACGAGCTGGACGTCACCCGAGCCGCTCGAGACTGGGTTCAGGGCAGGGTGCCGAACAACGGCCTGCTGCTTGTTACGAGCTATACTTCGTTCACCGGCACCTTCCGATTTGCCAGCTCGGAGCACAGCGATGTGGGCCTCCGCCCCAAGCTGGTCATCTCTTACGTGTTGTACGACCCGACACCAACTCCCTGGCCACAGCCACATCTGGTGATCGGGCACATCACCGACGACCACGTAGGGCGCAATGATGCTTGTGCCATCCAGCTCCAAACCATCGCCGGCCTGATCAATCAGCAGGCCGACGTGCTGGTCGACACGGGCGACTGCACGGAAAACGGTTCCGACCAGGAAACGCTGGACTATCGCGAGCATATGAGGGGCAGTATGACCATCCCCTGGCAAGCCGTACCCGGAAACCATGATACCCCTGACGTGTTCCAACGGCACATTGGCGCGCTGAACTGGTGGTGGGATGTCGGTGGCTACCGATTGATAGGTATTGACAGCGAAGCCATCAACCTCTATCCGGTGTGGCCAGAGGCAATGCTCGCCCTGGATGCGGCTTTGACTACAGAGAAGCCCTGTATCGTCTTTGGCCATTTTCCCCTTGACTCGGATGGGTACAGTAGCGAAACCAGCCAACAGCTTCGGGCACGATTTGCCGCTCACAATGTTCTGCTGTACGTGGCAGGACACTGGCATGCGTACTCGTTCACTACTGATCCGGCCACTGGAACCAAGCTTCTGGTCGGCCACTGGGCGTGCGGGGGGCACTATCGCATTATCCGTCTTGACGGCACTTCGGTTCAGGTGGAACAGTACCAGGTGGAAGGGGTTGGTCAGGCCAACTGTGATGCTTCGACGGTCGCTGCGCCAGGCCGAGCTCTGGCGCAGGGCGAGATAACTCCTGTGACGCCTTTTCTGATGACCTCAGTGATACCTGGCCAATCAGGTCCTCTTATGAGCCACGCTGCCCCAGGTACGCGGTTGTGGGAGGTGAGGCCCGCACTGGTCGAGCTCGTCACCGGGTCCGGTTATGCTGATCGTTCTCAACTGAGGCAATCCGGAGGAACGGTCCGATGA
- the punA gene encoding Purine nucleoside phosphorylase 1 produces MKLTPGPGSAMSLETARAQVREAADVILQRARHKPLVGLILGSGLGSLAEEIKQPVVIPYGEIPHFAVATVEGHPGELVLGSLAGCPVMMMRGRAHYYEGYPMDRVTFPIRVMRALGVRALIVTNAAGALNPAFRAGDLMLITDHIGLVNMVGLNPLRGPNDPEIGPRFPDMSQAYDPGLRKAALAAATKLGLHLHQGVYIMLSGPSFETPADLRFLRLIGADAVGMSTVPEVTVAHHAGIRVLGISGISNAAPMEPGATPLSHEEVLAAGQRIVASLAPLVKEILRTVDLSAGNK; encoded by the coding sequence ATGAAGCTCACCCCAGGGCCAGGTAGCGCTATGAGTCTGGAAACCGCCCGCGCGCAGGTTCGTGAAGCCGCTGACGTCATTCTCCAGCGCGCCAGGCACAAGCCGTTAGTTGGCCTGATCCTTGGCTCGGGCCTCGGCTCGCTGGCCGAGGAGATCAAGCAGCCCGTTGTCATTCCCTACGGCGAGATTCCGCACTTTGCCGTGGCAACCGTGGAAGGGCACCCCGGGGAGCTGGTGCTCGGCTCCCTGGCCGGCTGCCCGGTGATGATGATGCGCGGCCGTGCCCACTACTACGAGGGCTACCCGATGGACCGGGTGACCTTCCCAATCCGCGTGATGCGGGCGCTGGGCGTCAGGGCCCTCATTGTTACCAATGCGGCTGGCGCGCTGAATCCCGCCTTTCGGGCTGGCGACCTGATGCTGATCACGGATCACATTGGACTGGTCAACATGGTTGGCCTGAATCCGCTGCGCGGTCCCAATGATCCCGAGATCGGCCCGCGGTTCCCGGATATGTCCCAGGCCTACGATCCCGGGTTGAGGAAAGCGGCGCTCGCCGCCGCGACAAAGCTGGGCCTTCACCTTCATCAGGGCGTCTACATCATGCTGTCCGGCCCCAGCTTTGAGACTCCGGCCGACCTGCGCTTCCTGCGCCTGATCGGCGCAGATGCGGTGGGCATGTCGACCGTGCCTGAGGTGACGGTCGCGCATCACGCTGGAATCCGAGTGCTGGGCATTTCGGGCATCAGCAACGCCGCACCGATGGAACCGGGAGCCACTCCTCTGAGTCATGAAGAAGTGCTGGCAGCAGGCCAAAGAATCGTGGCCAGCCTCGCCCCGCTGGTAAAAGAGATCCTGCGCACCGTGGATCTGTCGGCCGGGAACAAGTAG
- the xerD_1 gene encoding Tyrosine recombinase XerD — MQNKVEEFLTSLEVEKGYSENTRVAYKNDLGQFLAYVKKNAVPPVQDWGSVTKDHLVAYILSLKGEREYASTTVARKVAAIKSFFHFLVAEGFVKDDPTATLDSPRVKKYLPRAISQEDVERLLDAPGKSDEPRTVRDRAILELLYATGMRVSELVALNEGDVDLASASVRCFGKGGKERVIPVYPRAVQAVEGYVTKGRVRLLRQSDEKALFLNQRGERLTRQGLWLIVKGYVRQAGIKVAVTPHTLRHSFATHMLRGGADLRNVQELLGHANIATTQVYTQVSNERLREVYDEAHPRAR, encoded by the coding sequence ATGCAGAACAAAGTTGAAGAGTTTCTGACCTCCCTCGAAGTGGAAAAAGGCTATTCTGAGAACACCCGCGTTGCCTACAAGAATGACCTGGGTCAGTTCCTGGCCTATGTGAAAAAGAACGCCGTGCCTCCAGTGCAGGACTGGGGCAGTGTCACCAAGGACCACCTGGTGGCCTACATTCTCAGCCTGAAAGGTGAGCGCGAGTACGCCTCGACCACCGTGGCACGCAAAGTGGCCGCCATCAAGTCGTTCTTCCACTTTCTGGTGGCAGAGGGATTCGTCAAGGACGACCCGACCGCTACCCTCGACTCGCCTCGCGTGAAAAAGTACCTGCCCAGAGCGATCTCGCAGGAGGATGTAGAGCGCCTGCTGGATGCCCCGGGCAAGAGTGATGAACCCCGGACAGTGCGTGACCGGGCCATTCTCGAGCTGCTCTATGCGACGGGAATGCGGGTCAGCGAGCTGGTGGCACTCAATGAAGGCGATGTTGACCTGGCCTCGGCCAGCGTGCGCTGTTTTGGCAAGGGCGGCAAGGAGCGCGTCATCCCGGTCTATCCGCGGGCAGTGCAGGCTGTGGAGGGCTATGTCACCAAAGGGCGGGTGCGCCTGCTGCGCCAATCCGACGAGAAGGCGCTGTTCCTCAACCAGCGCGGCGAACGCCTCACCCGCCAGGGATTGTGGCTCATCGTCAAGGGCTATGTTCGGCAGGCGGGCATCAAGGTTGCTGTCACCCCGCACACCCTGCGGCATTCTTTTGCCACACACATGCTGCGCGGCGGAGCGGATCTGCGCAACGTTCAGGAACTACTGGGCCATGCCAATATCGCTACCACTCAGGTGTATACCCAGGTGAGCAACGAGCGGCTGCGCGAGGTCTACGATGAAGCTCACCCCAGGGCCAGGTAG
- the dck_2 gene encoding Deoxyadenosine/deoxycytidine kinase has protein sequence MPRYFVVVAGNIGAGKTSLARLMAARLGWDSFHESVDDNPYLADFYRDMTKWSFHLQVFFLGHRAKIHRYLCKEHANSSILDRSIYEDAEIFARALHRLDHLDERDLRAYRGVYDEVVRQLPSPSLLVYLRATVPTLMERIRQRSRDIETGITAEYLTLLGSFYDEWMERFDLCPVLTIPSDELDFVNHDAHLTIITNRVLDRLRGKEEVSLQAGAEGQ, from the coding sequence ATGCCCAGGTATTTTGTCGTTGTTGCGGGCAACATCGGTGCGGGAAAGACCTCTCTGGCCAGGCTGATGGCCGCGCGGCTCGGGTGGGATAGCTTCCACGAGTCGGTGGATGATAACCCCTACCTGGCCGACTTTTATCGCGATATGACCAAATGGAGCTTTCATCTGCAGGTCTTTTTCCTCGGTCACAGAGCCAAGATCCATCGCTACCTGTGCAAGGAACACGCGAACTCGAGCATTCTCGACCGCAGCATCTACGAGGATGCCGAGATCTTTGCCCGTGCCCTGCACCGACTCGACCACCTCGACGAACGAGACCTGCGGGCCTACCGCGGCGTGTACGACGAGGTAGTGCGGCAGCTTCCCTCCCCCAGCCTGCTGGTCTACCTGCGCGCCACAGTGCCAACGTTGATGGAGCGGATACGCCAGCGCAGCCGCGACATCGAAACAGGCATCACCGCCGAATACCTGACCCTGCTTGGCTCATTTTACGACGAGTGGATGGAGCGATTCGACCTCTGCCCCGTGCTCACGATCCCCAGCGATGAGCTGGATTTTGTCAACCACGACGCGCACCTGACCATCATCACCAACCGGGTCCTGGATCGGCTTCGCGGCAAGGAAGAAGTCTCGCTTCAGGCCGGTGCGGAAGGCCAGTGA
- the arfB gene encoding Peptidyl-tRNA hydrolase ArfB has product MQQMRTDAPTNQSIVIHHRLKIPVSELSFRYSRSSGPGGQNVNCRETRVELLFDVPNSPSLTPQQKSRLLERLAGQMDSEGVLRLVVESERSQLRNRQEALARFTVLLQTALRRTRRRVPTEPSAVSIARRVDGKRRRGQLKQKRRKLAAADEE; this is encoded by the coding sequence ATGCAGCAGATGCGAACTGACGCACCAACCAACCAGAGCATTGTGATCCATCACCGTCTCAAGATCCCGGTGTCGGAGCTCTCGTTTCGTTACTCACGCAGCAGCGGACCAGGCGGGCAGAACGTCAACTGCCGCGAGACGCGTGTCGAACTGTTGTTCGACGTCCCGAACTCGCCCAGCCTGACCCCGCAGCAGAAAAGCCGCCTCCTCGAGCGCCTGGCGGGGCAGATGGACAGCGAAGGAGTTTTGCGGCTGGTGGTCGAGTCGGAGCGCAGCCAGCTCCGCAACAGGCAGGAGGCGCTGGCGCGATTCACGGTGCTCCTTCAGACGGCACTGCGCCGGACCAGGCGGCGCGTGCCAACCGAACCTTCAGCAGTGTCTATCGCCAGAAGGGTCGATGGCAAGAGGCGCCGGGGCCAGCTCAAGCAAAAGCGCCGCAAGCTGGCCGCTGCCGACGAAGAGTAG